A single Cyprinus carpio isolate SPL01 chromosome A6, ASM1834038v1, whole genome shotgun sequence DNA region contains:
- the LOC109091809 gene encoding ubiquitin-conjugating enzyme E2 G2-like isoform X1, protein MRRHAEVKIEWKIFRSRSSLLAFVPEEQDFSSCQLSSPIVPKQLLSLSGWKMAGTALKRLMAEYKQLTLNPPEGIVAGPVNEENFFEWEALIMGPEDTCFEGGVFPAILSFPSDYPLSPPKMKFTCDMFHPNIYPDGRVCISILHAPGDDPMGYESSAERWSPVQSVEKILLSVVSMLAEPNDESGANVDASKMWREDREQFNRLAKQIVRRSLDL, encoded by the exons ATGCGACGTCATGCGGAAGTGAAGATCGAGTGGAAAATTTTCCGCTCGCGAAGTTCTTTGCTCGCTTTTGTCCCGGAAGAACAAGATTTCTCGTCGTGTCAGTTGTCGTCACCCATCGTGCCTAAGCAACTTCTGTCTCTATCAGGCTGGAAAATGGCTGGAACAGCTttaaaaagactcatggctgaaTACAAAC aACTAACCCTCAACCCTCCAGAGGGGATTGTGGCAG GGCCTGTAAACGAAGAGAATTTCTTTGAATGGGAGGCTCTGATTAT GGGACCAGAGGACACATGTTTTGAGGGCGGTGTGTTCCCTGCCATCCTCAGTTTCCCTTCAGACTACCCCCTCAGCCCTCCCAAGATGAAGTTCACCTGTGACATGTTTCATCCGAACA TTTACCCAGACGGCCGTGTGTGTATCTCAATCCTGCACGCTCCTGGTGACGACCCCATGGGCTATGAGAGCAGTGCTGAGAGGTGGAGCCCCGTGCAGAGCGTGGAGAAGATCCTGCTGTCTGTGGTCAGCATGCTCGCCG AGCCCAATGATGAGAGTGGAGCAAACGTGGACGCGTCAAAGATGTGGCGTGAGGACAGAGAGCAGTTCAACCGACTAGCTAAGCAGATCGTGCGCAGATCTCTGGACCTCTGA
- the LOC109091809 gene encoding ubiquitin-conjugating enzyme E2 G2-like isoform X2 has product MGPEDTCFEGGVFPAILSFPSDYPLSPPKMKFTCDMFHPNIYPDGRVCISILHAPGDDPMGYESSAERWSPVQSVEKILLSVVSMLAEPNDESGANVDASKMWREDREQFNRLAKQIVRRSLDL; this is encoded by the exons AT GGGACCAGAGGACACATGTTTTGAGGGCGGTGTGTTCCCTGCCATCCTCAGTTTCCCTTCAGACTACCCCCTCAGCCCTCCCAAGATGAAGTTCACCTGTGACATGTTTCATCCGAACA TTTACCCAGACGGCCGTGTGTGTATCTCAATCCTGCACGCTCCTGGTGACGACCCCATGGGCTATGAGAGCAGTGCTGAGAGGTGGAGCCCCGTGCAGAGCGTGGAGAAGATCCTGCTGTCTGTGGTCAGCATGCTCGCCG AGCCCAATGATGAGAGTGGAGCAAACGTGGACGCGTCAAAGATGTGGCGTGAGGACAGAGAGCAGTTCAACCGACTAGCTAAGCAGATCGTGCGCAGATCTCTGGACCTCTGA
- the LOC109091808 gene encoding thrombospondin-type laminin G domain and EAR repeat-containing protein-like isoform X1, which produces MFWAFFFFVANQKFVRTFLKTNQHLMEGQHNLVPSLSTLLALQLFLLLLPLTESVTVVPWKPCTDLHPMDLLSRILPRNGEALAGVRMVQEGGARGVQFFSPAQALTFPSSQLFINCPLFPAEFSIVATVKVPETRMKRNEYLFTVVKEDANQLLLGLHFSKEKVHLIYQGSVGRERLSFKRIRLADNHWHSMVLAVSGHHATFTLDCGVPLELVHKQPFPSDLSTDGSRFHIGSRRKWKGLFSGLLRQLVLLPGSDATPRVCPSSNPSLVELSVPTILSNLPVKSQMNDVLLPPYETEVHVTLGSKPACTVAELGQLWFDTLKRGLFLCDGAYWHSMLQEKDRLDYVDDYQDLYTTSETLDIELFQIPSVGLFAAMAHRANKPGSAIYRWNQGHFQLYQNISTFKAQAWKQFTIGRKMLLAVSNSVGPVDGERELSVIYRWSNKRLKFVRYQTLETHSARDWESFHINNEAFLAVANHRTENGNHNIDSVVYKWNPGTKTFEVNQTISTSGAYDWEFFTIGPYHFLAVANAFDGNSTQTDSSVYIWLGGAFQLFQTIRTFGATDWEMFQIENRVFLAVANGHMLCERGPSLYTINSTIYELDVTTKMFLKFQDIVTYSAVDWEFFSVGDEHFLVVANSYDGSSYSLNSVIYRWQGYEGFVPVHRLPTIGCSDWEFFTSAEGSYLMYSSAKAPLSKVFKLRIQ; this is translated from the exons atgttttgggctttttttttttttgtggccaatCAAAAGTTTGTAAGGACATTTTTAAAGACAAATCAACATCTAATGGAAGGACAGCATAACTTAGTGCCATCCTTATCCACCCTACTTGCACTGCagttgtttctgcttcttctgccACTAACAGAAAGTGTGACCGTAGTGCCATGGAAACCCTGTACAG ATCTCCATCCAATGGACCTGTTGTCTCGAATCCTGCCCCGTAACGGAGAGGCTCTGGCTGGGGTCCGTATGGTGCAGGAGGGAGGTGCTCGCGGGGTCCAGTTCTTCAGTCCTGCGCAAGCACTCACCTTTCCATCATCTCAACTCTTCATTAACTGCCCTCTCTTCCCTGCAGAATTCTCAATAGTGGCCACTGTGAAAGTGCCTGAAACCAGAATGAAG AGAAATGAGTACTTGTTCACTGTGGTGAAGGAGGATGCCAATCAACTCCTGCTTGGCCTGCATTTCTCTAAAGAGAAAGTCCATCTCATCTATCAGGGCTCAGTGGGGAGAGAACGTCTCAGCTTTAAAAGAATCCGCCTGGCGGACAACCACTGGCACAGCATGGTGTTAGCCGTCAGCGGTCACCATGCCACCTTCACCCTGGACTGTGGTGTTCCTCTGGAACT GGTCCATAAACAGCCTTTTCCCTCTGATCTCAGCACCGATGGTTCCAGGTTCCACATTGGAAGTCGAAGGAAGTGGAAAGGCCTGTTCTCT GGTTTACTGCGCCAGCTTGTCCTTTTGCCCGGATCAGATGCGACGCCACGTGTTTGTCCCTCTTCCAATCCATCACTGGTTGAGCTTTCTGTCCCTACAATCCTGTCAAACTTGCCAGTGAAATCCCAGATGAATGACGTCTTGCTCCCTCCATATG AGACGGAGGTCCATGTGACTCTGGGGTCTAAACCAGCATGCACTGTGGCAGAACTGGGACAACTCTGGTTTGACACTCTTAAAAGAGGCCTTTTCCTTTGTGATGGTGCATACTGGCACTCTATGTTGCAAG AGAAAGACAGACTAGACTATGTAGACGATTACCAGGACCTCTACACCACCTCAGAGACTCTGGACATTGAGCTTTTCCAGATCCCCTCTGTTGGGCTGTTTGCTGCTATGGCTCATCGGGCTAACAAGCCGGGCTCTGCCATCTACCGCTGGAACCAGGGCCACTTCCAGCTCTACCAGAACATCAGCACCTTTAAAGCCCAGGCATGGAAGCAATTTACTATAGGGAGGAAG ATGCTCTTGGCGGTGTCGAACTCTGTGGGCCCAGTGGACGGAGAGCGAGAGCTGTCTGTGATCTATCGGTGGAGTAATAAGAGGCTAAAGTTTGTGCGCTATCAGACCCTGGAGACACACAGCGCTCGTGACTGGGAGTCCTTTCATATTAATAATGAAGCTTTTTTAGCTGTGGCTAATCACAGAACAG agaatggCAATCACAACATTGACAGCGTTGTTTATAAGTGGAACCCAGGCACCAAGACGTTTGAGGTGAACCAAACCATCTCGACATCAGGAGCATATGACTGGGAGTTTTTCACCATAGGGCCCTACCACTTCCTAGCAGTGGCCAACGCATTTGATGGCAACTCCACCCAAACAGATTCATCAGTCTACATCTGGCTTGGTGGAGCCTTTCAGCTATTTCAGACTATAAGG ACATTCGGGGCTACAGACTGGGAGATGTTTCAGATTGAAAACAGAGTCTTCCTAGCTGTTGCCAATGGACACATGCTGTGTGAGAGAGGACCAAGCCTCTATACCATCAACTCAACTATATATGAACTTGATGTGACAACCAAGATGTTCCTCAAATTCCAAGACATTGTAACATACAG CGCGGTGGACTGGGAATTCTTTTCTGTTGGAGATGAACACTTCTTAGTCGTAGCCAACTCTTACGATGGATCATCTTACTCATTGAACAGTGTTATATACAG ATGGCAGGGATATGAGGGATTTGTTCCTGTCCATCGGTTGCCTACTATTGGATGCAGTGACTGGGAGTTCTTTACCTCAGCAGAGGGTTCATACCTGATGTACTCCAGTGCCAAAGCACCTCTCTCCAAAGTCTTCAAGCTGAGGATCCAATGA
- the LOC109091808 gene encoding thrombospondin-type laminin G domain and EAR repeat-containing protein-like isoform X2 has product MGSSIFSSPSSDLHPMDLLSRILPRNGEALAGVRMVQEGGARGVQFFSPAQALTFPSSQLFINCPLFPAEFSIVATVKVPETRMKRNEYLFTVVKEDANQLLLGLHFSKEKVHLIYQGSVGRERLSFKRIRLADNHWHSMVLAVSGHHATFTLDCGVPLELVHKQPFPSDLSTDGSRFHIGSRRKWKGLFSGLLRQLVLLPGSDATPRVCPSSNPSLVELSVPTILSNLPVKSQMNDVLLPPYETEVHVTLGSKPACTVAELGQLWFDTLKRGLFLCDGAYWHSMLQEKDRLDYVDDYQDLYTTSETLDIELFQIPSVGLFAAMAHRANKPGSAIYRWNQGHFQLYQNISTFKAQAWKQFTIGRKMLLAVSNSVGPVDGERELSVIYRWSNKRLKFVRYQTLETHSARDWESFHINNEAFLAVANHRTENGNHNIDSVVYKWNPGTKTFEVNQTISTSGAYDWEFFTIGPYHFLAVANAFDGNSTQTDSSVYIWLGGAFQLFQTIRTFGATDWEMFQIENRVFLAVANGHMLCERGPSLYTINSTIYELDVTTKMFLKFQDIVTYSAVDWEFFSVGDEHFLVVANSYDGSSYSLNSVIYRWQGYEGFVPVHRLPTIGCSDWEFFTSAEGSYLMYSSAKAPLSKVFKLRIQ; this is encoded by the exons ATGGGGTCCTCAATTTTCTCCTCTCCCTCTTCAGATCTCCATCCAATGGACCTGTTGTCTCGAATCCTGCCCCGTAACGGAGAGGCTCTGGCTGGGGTCCGTATGGTGCAGGAGGGAGGTGCTCGCGGGGTCCAGTTCTTCAGTCCTGCGCAAGCACTCACCTTTCCATCATCTCAACTCTTCATTAACTGCCCTCTCTTCCCTGCAGAATTCTCAATAGTGGCCACTGTGAAAGTGCCTGAAACCAGAATGAAG AGAAATGAGTACTTGTTCACTGTGGTGAAGGAGGATGCCAATCAACTCCTGCTTGGCCTGCATTTCTCTAAAGAGAAAGTCCATCTCATCTATCAGGGCTCAGTGGGGAGAGAACGTCTCAGCTTTAAAAGAATCCGCCTGGCGGACAACCACTGGCACAGCATGGTGTTAGCCGTCAGCGGTCACCATGCCACCTTCACCCTGGACTGTGGTGTTCCTCTGGAACT GGTCCATAAACAGCCTTTTCCCTCTGATCTCAGCACCGATGGTTCCAGGTTCCACATTGGAAGTCGAAGGAAGTGGAAAGGCCTGTTCTCT GGTTTACTGCGCCAGCTTGTCCTTTTGCCCGGATCAGATGCGACGCCACGTGTTTGTCCCTCTTCCAATCCATCACTGGTTGAGCTTTCTGTCCCTACAATCCTGTCAAACTTGCCAGTGAAATCCCAGATGAATGACGTCTTGCTCCCTCCATATG AGACGGAGGTCCATGTGACTCTGGGGTCTAAACCAGCATGCACTGTGGCAGAACTGGGACAACTCTGGTTTGACACTCTTAAAAGAGGCCTTTTCCTTTGTGATGGTGCATACTGGCACTCTATGTTGCAAG AGAAAGACAGACTAGACTATGTAGACGATTACCAGGACCTCTACACCACCTCAGAGACTCTGGACATTGAGCTTTTCCAGATCCCCTCTGTTGGGCTGTTTGCTGCTATGGCTCATCGGGCTAACAAGCCGGGCTCTGCCATCTACCGCTGGAACCAGGGCCACTTCCAGCTCTACCAGAACATCAGCACCTTTAAAGCCCAGGCATGGAAGCAATTTACTATAGGGAGGAAG ATGCTCTTGGCGGTGTCGAACTCTGTGGGCCCAGTGGACGGAGAGCGAGAGCTGTCTGTGATCTATCGGTGGAGTAATAAGAGGCTAAAGTTTGTGCGCTATCAGACCCTGGAGACACACAGCGCTCGTGACTGGGAGTCCTTTCATATTAATAATGAAGCTTTTTTAGCTGTGGCTAATCACAGAACAG agaatggCAATCACAACATTGACAGCGTTGTTTATAAGTGGAACCCAGGCACCAAGACGTTTGAGGTGAACCAAACCATCTCGACATCAGGAGCATATGACTGGGAGTTTTTCACCATAGGGCCCTACCACTTCCTAGCAGTGGCCAACGCATTTGATGGCAACTCCACCCAAACAGATTCATCAGTCTACATCTGGCTTGGTGGAGCCTTTCAGCTATTTCAGACTATAAGG ACATTCGGGGCTACAGACTGGGAGATGTTTCAGATTGAAAACAGAGTCTTCCTAGCTGTTGCCAATGGACACATGCTGTGTGAGAGAGGACCAAGCCTCTATACCATCAACTCAACTATATATGAACTTGATGTGACAACCAAGATGTTCCTCAAATTCCAAGACATTGTAACATACAG CGCGGTGGACTGGGAATTCTTTTCTGTTGGAGATGAACACTTCTTAGTCGTAGCCAACTCTTACGATGGATCATCTTACTCATTGAACAGTGTTATATACAG ATGGCAGGGATATGAGGGATTTGTTCCTGTCCATCGGTTGCCTACTATTGGATGCAGTGACTGGGAGTTCTTTACCTCAGCAGAGGGTTCATACCTGATGTACTCCAGTGCCAAAGCACCTCTCTCCAAAGTCTTCAAGCTGAGGATCCAATGA